One region of Camelina sativa cultivar DH55 chromosome 6, Cs, whole genome shotgun sequence genomic DNA includes:
- the LOC104793203 gene encoding uncharacterized protein LOC104793203: MDGEELLRLFDQNWSERLILKKDKENLNGKSREKHEEREIPKKREEDVKNFPVSFLVEKAMSDETMMMKTTSSKTSLFSSSSDDLFLSPRSVLPVKATAMKLQTILSGKEVNEFRIAERERVLSEKKMMMKSNVRRRRKGKSMSDLEYEELKGFMDLGFVFSEEDHKDSDLVSILPGLQRLVTKDHDGLVQVTKEEEGEEEDKSNINRVARPYLSEAWDHCGGRKGEKQITTKIKWRVPVLAAKEVDLKDNLRLWAHAVASTIRR, encoded by the coding sequence atggatggaGAGGAGTTGTTGAGACTGTTTGACCAAAACTGGTCCGAGAGACTAATTCTCAAGAAAGACAAAGAGAATCTGAATGGAAAAAGTCGAGAGAAgcatgaagaaagagagattccaaagaaaagagaagaagatgtgaaGAATTTTCCGGTGAGCTTTCTTGTAGAGAAGGCTATGAGTGAtgagacgatgatgatgaaaacGACGAGTTCTAAAACAAGTTTGTTTAGTTCTTCATCAGATGATTTATTCTTGTCTCCTAGATCTGTCTTACCAGTTAAAGCAACGGCCATGAAGCTTCAGACGATTCTCTCGGGGAAAGAAGTGAATGAGTTTAGGATTGCGGAAAGGGAGAGAGTACTttcggagaagaagatgatgatgaagagtaatgtgagaagaagaagaaagggaaagagTATGTCGGATTTGGAGTACGAGGAGCTTAAAGGGTTTATGGATCTAGGTTTTGTCTTTTCCGAGGAAGACCATAAAGACTCCGACCTTGTTTCGATTCTTCCTGGATTGCAAAGATTAGTTACGAAAGATCATGATGGATTAGTGCAAgtaacaaaggaagaagaaggagaagaagaagacaagagcaATATAAACAGAGTAGCGAGACCATATTTGTCGGAAGCGTGGGATCATTGTGGAGgaagaaaaggggaaaaacagATCACTACGAAGATAAAGTGGAGAGTTCCGGTGCTGGCGGCTAAGGAAGTTGACTTAAAAGATAATCTAAGGCTTTGGGCTCATGCCGTGGCCTCCACTATTCGACGATAA